The Mycobacterium riyadhense sequence GCCTTGAAACGGCGCCACAGGGCATCGTCCACATCTCTGCTCGCTCGTCCGGCCGCCTTCCATTCGGCAAGCAGCTTGCGAAATTCCGCGCTGGTAGCGGTCCAGTCCGTCGATTCGGACAACTCTTCGGCGCGCTTGCAGAGCCGTTCCTTGGACTGCCGGACACCCGACCGCTCGCGGTCCAGTTCCGCAAAGTGCGATCCACGCCGCCGATTGAACGTTTCCCGGGCAGCGGAATAACGCTTCCACAGCGCGTCGTCGACCTTGCGGTCCAAACCGCTGATCGTTTTCCACTCGTCCAGAATCGCTCGCAGCCGGTCACCGGCGATCTTCCATTGCGTCGAATTGGCGGCCAGCTCCTCGGCCTCGGCCGCCAACGCCTCCTTGCGGGCGGTCTGAGCGGCTCGGTGCTCCTCTCGTTTGGAGCGATCCGCGGCGGCAATGGCATCGGCGTGCTCGCGCAGGGTGCGCAACCGGTTTGCGAGTGCGTCGACGTCGCCCAGCACGCATGCGGTTGGCAGCGTGTCGGCCAGCGCTATGGCGTTAGCTCTGATCTTGCGGGCATCGCCGGTCCCCGACGCCAACCGCTCCTCCATCAGCGTGACCTCGGTGCTCAGGTCGTCGAATCGTCTCCCGAAATGTGCAAACGCGGCTTCGGGGTCGCCAGCCTGCCAGGAGCCGACGACGCGCTCACCGGCGGCGCTGATCAGCCATACCGTGCCGTCGTCGTCGACACGCCCGAACCGGTGTGGGTCGCTGGACACCGGTGTGGCCACCGGGTGGGACGTGGGTCGTGGCATTGGCCGGGGCCCGGGACGCGGTCCCGGACGTGGTGCCGCCCCGGAAGGGCGGCCCGACACCGCCCCCTGGACCGGACCGGATGGCTCGCTGATCCGGGTTTCGTCAGCCATCATGCGCTCGTCACCTACCCTTCGCGCGGTCGATATCCCGCGCATCTGCCGCGCGAAGCGGCACCTCTACGGTCGGCAGGTCTGCTGCGGCTCAACGCCGTCGTCAGGTTCTCCCAACCGGTTCCCACAGTATTCAAACAGCTCGCAACTTTGTGCGCCGCTACTATCGCGGGTACTTTTCACCGGCCGATGAGCTAGGCGGGTCTTCGGCTGGGCCTCGTTGGTGTTGCTCATAGAGCAGAAATTCCCGGTGTGGCTTAACCAGCGCACACGAGTCATTATTGAACAACTGCCTAACTTCAGGTTTACGCGACTGCTCCCGGGCCGGATGTCGGAGGAAGATCAGCCATGGCCAACGTTGGGGTCGCGACGCTGCTCGCACTGGCGGCGGCGCTGCTCGCTGGCATCGGATATGTGGTCCTGCAGCGGTCGGCGCAACAGGTCACCAGCGAGGAGGTCGGCCACTTCACGCTGTTCCACCTCTCACTGCGGCACCTCCAGTGGTGGTTGGGCAGTATCGCGGCACTCCTGAGCTTCACGCTGCAGGCCGTCGCGCTGACCATGGGGTCCGTGGTGT is a genomic window containing:
- a CDS encoding DUF349 domain-containing protein; protein product: MMADETRISEPSGPVQGAVSGRPSGAAPRPGPRPGPRPMPRPTSHPVATPVSSDPHRFGRVDDDGTVWLISAAGERVVGSWQAGDPEAAFAHFGRRFDDLSTEVTLMEERLASGTGDARKIRANAIALADTLPTACVLGDVDALANRLRTLREHADAIAAADRSKREEHRAAQTARKEALAAEAEELAANSTQWKIAGDRLRAILDEWKTISGLDRKVDDALWKRYSAARETFNRRRGSHFAELDRERSGVRQSKERLCKRAEELSESTDWTATSAEFRKLLAEWKAAGRASRDVDDALWRRFKAAQDVFFTARNAATAEKDAELRANAAAKEALLAEAEKLDSSNHDAARAALRSIAEKWDAIGKVPRERSAELERRLRAVEKKVRDAGESDWSDPQAQARAEQFRARAEQFEHQAEKAAAAGRTKEAEEAKANAEQWHQWAEAAADALTRRP